One Desulfovibrio fairfieldensis genomic window carries:
- a CDS encoding UvrD-helicase domain-containing protein: MLTEEQQALVHYSFKGKCSVVVVQAYAGTGKTSTLIELAKERREEKILYIAYNKSMAEEAKRKFKDIKNVHTQTIHSLAFKHIGKNYINRLGNLSPLNIGDITKYFLSSSGNKTVSSILIQCFNKYLSSSHKNLQEFFEHYYKKYREVLSKFDIQSHKLFGALDALWRATSQGDTQFGDIPMPHDVYLKLFQIASYKLPFSTLLIDEAQDITDCMINIVCEQNAHKVFIGDSFQQIYAWNGAVDSLEKLHEQGADCLYLTKSFRCPDHVAELANQYLRLMGARKPFYGNGSKNSIAEHSCTAFIARSNASIFTEAYKTVEDGGTPYFLGGFAGYNFELLLDLSYAQCGKWNCVRDVNLKSNFKSFVEIEEYAECDQILLSRCNIVKKFGKHVISMYNRIKNTLTVDEKKATRVFSTAHKAKGAEWNSIELAGDFFNVQENVIREIKNGEIVSINKEELNIIYVAITRSKHRIIIQNIFCIDNLAVKLFLMAIKTKNIIFEK, from the coding sequence ATGCTGACTGAAGAACAGCAGGCACTTGTTCATTATTCTTTTAAGGGAAAATGCAGCGTTGTCGTTGTTCAGGCATATGCTGGTACTGGAAAAACGAGCACGTTAATTGAACTTGCCAAGGAGAGAAGAGAAGAAAAAATATTATATATAGCATATAATAAAAGTATGGCAGAAGAAGCAAAAAGAAAATTTAAAGATATAAAGAACGTTCATACACAAACAATTCACTCACTAGCGTTTAAGCATATTGGAAAAAACTATATAAATCGCCTTGGGAATTTATCTCCTCTTAATATAGGTGATATAACAAAATATTTTTTGTCATCTTCCGGAAACAAAACAGTATCTTCAATATTAATTCAATGCTTTAATAAGTATCTCTCCTCTTCGCACAAAAATCTGCAAGAATTTTTTGAGCATTATTATAAAAAATATAGGGAGGTGCTATCAAAATTCGATATCCAGTCTCACAAACTTTTTGGGGCGCTGGATGCTTTATGGAGAGCTACATCTCAGGGAGATACACAGTTTGGCGATATTCCTATGCCTCACGATGTATATCTTAAATTATTTCAGATTGCTTCTTACAAATTACCATTTTCAACTCTTCTAATTGATGAAGCTCAAGATATCACAGATTGCATGATAAATATTGTATGCGAACAAAATGCGCATAAAGTATTCATTGGAGACTCATTTCAGCAAATTTATGCATGGAATGGAGCTGTAGATTCATTAGAAAAATTACATGAACAAGGAGCAGATTGTCTTTATTTAACAAAATCTTTTCGTTGTCCAGACCATGTTGCCGAGTTGGCAAATCAATATCTTCGATTGATGGGCGCCAGAAAACCATTTTATGGTAATGGATCAAAGAACAGTATTGCGGAACATTCGTGTACGGCATTTATTGCAAGATCAAATGCAAGTATTTTTACCGAAGCATACAAAACAGTCGAAGATGGAGGGACTCCATACTTTCTGGGAGGATTTGCTGGATACAACTTCGAACTTCTTTTGGATTTGTCTTATGCTCAATGCGGAAAATGGAACTGTGTAAGGGATGTTAATTTAAAAAGTAATTTTAAAAGTTTTGTTGAAATAGAAGAATATGCAGAATGTGATCAAATACTTTTGAGTAGGTGTAATATAGTTAAAAAATTTGGAAAACATGTCATATCAATGTACAATAGAATTAAAAATACACTAACAGTAGATGAAAAAAAAGCGACACGGGTCTTTTCTACTGCACATAAGGCAAAAGGTGCTGAGTGGAATTCGATTGAACTTGCTGGTGATTTTTTTAATGTTCAAGAAAATGTTATTCGAGAAATAAAAAATGGTGAAATAGTTAGTATCAATAAGGAAGAATTAAATATTATTTATGTTGCAATAACGAGAAGTAAACATAGAATTATTATTCAAAATATATTTTGCATAGATAATCTTGCTGTAAAGTTGTTTTTGATGGCAATAAAGACGAAAAATATAATATTTGAAAAGTAA
- a CDS encoding phage tail protein produces MLHKLRSVQILIWLFLLFLPHASVYGADSTSFDPTKVAVEAKSSGGVPVGTIISWPVATNPEDMDNWLECNGQNISPSVYPELFAVLGGQTPDLRGLFLRGHGGNSAALGVQQGDAIRNITGEFGAKARGMWRTETSGVFATSGTGGGSHDSDGWGTEYFQFDASRVVPTADENRPVNQAVRYLIRARP; encoded by the coding sequence ATGTTACATAAATTACGTTCCGTTCAGATCCTCATTTGGCTCTTCCTGCTGTTTTTGCCCCATGCTTCCGTGTATGGCGCTGACTCCACCAGCTTTGATCCCACGAAGGTCGCTGTAGAAGCAAAAAGTTCCGGTGGCGTCCCGGTCGGGACCATCATTTCATGGCCAGTTGCAACAAATCCGGAAGATATGGATAACTGGCTGGAATGTAACGGACAAAACATATCGCCGTCAGTTTACCCGGAACTGTTCGCGGTTCTCGGCGGCCAGACGCCGGATCTGAGGGGGCTTTTTTTGCGCGGGCACGGCGGAAACAGCGCCGCCCTTGGCGTCCAACAAGGGGATGCAATCAGAAATATTACAGGAGAGTTTGGAGCGAAAGCCCGAGGAATGTGGCGAACTGAAACTAGTGGGGTTTTTGCCACATCGGGCACAGGTGGAGGCTCACACGATTCCGATGGCTGGGGAACTGAGTATTTCCAATTCGATGCCTCTCGGGTCGTGCCCACGGCCGATGAAAACCGTCCTGTTAATCAGGCTGTGCGCTACCTGATCCGCGCCCGGCCCTGA
- a CDS encoding tyrosine-type recombinase/integrase yields MEIKYIQYRRQNPWIVCWKSSWTGKRHRVGFPSEPAAQAFSQALSDIELQEKRIMAQRRKRARSKCIKITVEELFSRYFSLGLTNKTTIKQSQYHAAHIIKLFGKRQVSLLSCDDIINFIEIQKLRNLNQSTINRRISILRSAVNWSVKYGILPKSPLSDLRLPLARSRRTAPPTPRETKLIYDSAAPHLQRIIAIGAFCGPRIGPSELFQLRWADVDLEAGVIRMPSADKGAMEKVREIPIRQSLSPLLREWRDTDLATGISFVISWQGKPIRSVNRAWHTAVRNAGIFRRITPYSLRHSFATYSIEGGAKLKAVAKLMGHKDETMLLRTYQHVLGEQEIEAVEAVPDMLNLGKARLKRQKRRIPNLGRGSSGHAASGSGSDHGNFIFPPPHLLHVLSFWISPAG; encoded by the coding sequence ATGGAAATCAAGTATATTCAATATCGGCGACAGAACCCATGGATTGTTTGCTGGAAAAGCTCGTGGACTGGAAAACGGCATAGGGTTGGTTTTCCTTCAGAACCAGCAGCCCAAGCCTTTTCACAAGCTCTTAGTGATATTGAACTACAAGAAAAACGAATCATGGCGCAAAGGCGAAAGAGAGCACGATCAAAATGTATAAAAATTACTGTTGAAGAGTTATTTTCACGTTATTTTTCATTGGGATTGACAAATAAAACAACAATTAAACAGTCACAATATCATGCTGCGCATATTATAAAATTGTTTGGAAAAAGACAGGTTTCTCTTTTGTCATGTGACGATATAATAAATTTTATAGAGATACAAAAACTTAGAAACTTAAATCAATCCACTATTAACAGGCGGATATCAATTTTAAGGAGTGCAGTGAATTGGTCCGTTAAGTATGGCATACTTCCAAAAAGTCCGCTTTCTGACCTTAGACTTCCTCTGGCCCGCTCTAGGCGCACCGCACCACCCACCCCTCGAGAGACAAAGCTCATTTATGATTCTGCTGCTCCCCATCTCCAAAGAATTATCGCAATCGGTGCATTTTGTGGGCCTCGAATCGGTCCAAGTGAGCTTTTCCAGCTTCGCTGGGCTGACGTTGACCTGGAAGCGGGGGTCATTCGCATGCCTAGCGCGGATAAGGGGGCGATGGAAAAGGTCCGTGAAATCCCGATCAGGCAATCATTGAGCCCTTTGCTCCGTGAATGGCGTGATACCGATTTAGCGACCGGAATCTCTTTTGTGATTTCGTGGCAAGGTAAGCCCATACGCTCAGTGAATAGGGCTTGGCACACAGCTGTCAGAAACGCTGGTATCTTCCGTCGTATCACCCCATATTCTCTGCGCCATTCTTTCGCCACCTATTCCATTGAGGGAGGTGCAAAGTTAAAAGCCGTAGCTAAACTTATGGGGCATAAGGACGAAACCATGCTCCTGCGCACATACCAACATGTTTTGGGTGAGCAAGAGATTGAGGCGGTCGAGGCTGTGCCGGATATGCTGAACTTGGGAAAAGCTCGACTCAAGAGACAAAAACGCCGCATTCCGAATTTGGGGAGAGGCTCTTCCGGACATGCGGCAAGCGGATCTGGATCTGATCACGGAAATTTTATCTTTCCTCCTCCCCATTTGCTACATGTACTATCTTTTTGGATCTCACCAGCAGGCTAA
- a CDS encoding ParA family protein, translated as MRKMAICLSKGGVGKTTTATTLAYGLGQRNKSVLLVDCDTQGQAGFFMGAKPGRGLAEVLLGEARIGDCLLEAKPNVMLLAGGRRLADATLHISKRTMGIERALLEVLQEVEGHYDYVLLDMAPGWDLLSVNALMYVQEILAPVELQMASMESLGQFFKRVADVKKYNSQLHTRYIVPTMWDRRSSESRSIYEQLRAQFPQAICEPIRASVKFFEATSKGMTIFEYAPKTPGADDYGKLVNRVSQEHI; from the coding sequence ATGAGAAAGATGGCCATTTGTTTGTCCAAAGGCGGCGTAGGAAAAACTACTACGGCTACAACTTTGGCATATGGATTGGGGCAACGTAACAAGTCTGTGCTTCTAGTCGACTGTGACACTCAGGGGCAGGCAGGCTTTTTTATGGGGGCAAAGCCTGGTCGAGGCTTGGCGGAAGTGCTCTTGGGAGAAGCCCGGATCGGGGATTGTCTTTTGGAGGCCAAACCCAATGTTATGCTTCTCGCTGGTGGAAGGCGTCTGGCGGACGCGACGTTGCACATCTCGAAGCGTACCATGGGTATTGAACGGGCCCTGCTTGAGGTGCTTCAAGAGGTCGAAGGGCACTACGATTATGTGCTCCTGGATATGGCACCTGGCTGGGACTTGCTCTCTGTCAATGCTCTTATGTACGTTCAAGAAATTCTAGCGCCGGTTGAGCTGCAAATGGCTTCCATGGAATCCCTTGGGCAGTTTTTCAAGCGAGTGGCTGACGTAAAAAAATATAATTCCCAGCTGCACACTCGCTATATTGTTCCTACCATGTGGGATAGACGATCCAGCGAGAGTAGAAGCATTTATGAGCAACTGCGGGCGCAATTTCCTCAGGCCATTTGCGAACCGATCAGAGCTTCAGTGAAGTTTTTTGAGGCAACCAGCAAGGGAATGACGATTTTTGAGTATGCACCGAAGACACCCGGCGCCGATGATTATGGGAAACTGGTCAATCGTGTGTCCCAAGAGCACATCTAA